From a region of the Pseudomonadota bacterium genome:
- a CDS encoding response regulator: MDKASILIVEDEDAQRSLLGGLLKKEGYKTKEAGDGDAATKIFKEETLEIVLLDYKLPDIDGLTLLKRLKEINPEVEVIMITAFGSIENAVDALKAGASEYLTKPIDIDDLLFKIKKIEEKKHLIHENRVLKETLKDRFKSEAFIYSSEKMQEVASLIVRIAKTDSTCIIQGESGVGKEVVVNLIHESSERKNQPLVKVNCAAIPETLLESELFGYERGAFT; this comes from the coding sequence ATGGATAAAGCAAGTATATTGATTGTCGAAGATGAAGACGCACAGAGGTCCCTTCTCGGGGGGCTTTTAAAAAAGGAAGGCTACAAAACAAAAGAAGCAGGGGACGGAGATGCAGCAACAAAGATATTTAAAGAAGAGACCCTTGAGATTGTGCTCCTTGACTACAAACTTCCCGATATTGACGGGCTTACGTTACTCAAAAGGTTAAAGGAAATTAATCCTGAGGTCGAGGTAATCATGATCACAGCCTTCGGAAGTATAGAAAATGCGGTGGATGCACTAAAGGCAGGGGCATCCGAGTATTTAACAAAACCTATAGATATCGACGACCTTCTTTTTAAGATAAAAAAGATAGAGGAAAAAAAGCATCTAATCCATGAAAACAGGGTATTAAAGGAGACATTGAAGGATAGATTTAAAAGCGAGGCGTTTATCTATTCAAGTGAAAAGATGCAAGAGGTCGCAAGCCTTATTGTGAGGATAGCGAAGACAGACTCTACCTGTATTATTCAGGGCGAAAGTGGTGTGGGTAAAGAGGTTGTGGTAAATCTCATCCATGAGTCGAGCGAGAGGAAAAACCAGCCCCTTGTAAAGGTAAATTGCGCGGCAATACCTGAGACCCTCCTTGAAAGTGAACTATTCGGGTATGAAAGGGGCGCCTTTACA